In the Hordeum vulgare subsp. vulgare chromosome 7H, MorexV3_pseudomolecules_assembly, whole genome shotgun sequence genome, one interval contains:
- the LOC123411775 gene encoding uncharacterized protein LOC123411775, with product MFQLRARIPTFLVRSPSRLPASRVSPFSALHRNLSATTSVPPGPFAAEDYLVATCGVPRAQAVKAAKKISHLKSSSKPDAVVAFLSGLGIPHSDIAAIVAVDPCFLCASVERTLAPRVTELRELGLSRSDIARLVPLALCSFRSSSLRGNLDFWLSVFGSYEKLLKALKMNSGLLAADLEKVAKPNLALLRQCGLSPSLFSEPFISRVLIRTPKQVQDALVHIDKFGVSQNSRMFLYALVAFTVQSPEKLTDKIGVLEALGWSQGDVLLAVKRMPGILTVSEERLQKNVHFLTKVAGLEISYIAQRPVLLKYSLERRLFPRYCLLKLLNAKGLLDLRFDYYAASLSEKKFLGRFVHPYKESLTGLADVYASSCAGKLQMELLSENTKQN from the coding sequence atgttccaactccgagcgcGTATCCCCACTTTCCTCGTCCGCTCACCATCCCGTCTCCCCGCCTCCCGCGTCTCTCCCTTCTCCGCCCTTCACCGCAACCTCTCCGCCACCACATCCGTTCCACCGGGCCCTTTCGCCGCCGAGGACTACCTCGTCGCCACCTGCGGCGTCCCCCGCGCCCAGGCCGTCAAGGCAGCCAAGAAGATATCCCACCTTAAGTCCTCCTCCAAGCCCGACGCGGTCGTCGCCTTCCTCTCCGGCCTCGGCATCCCCCACTCCGACATCGCCGCCATCGTCGCCGTTGACCCGTGCTTCCTCTGCGCCAGCGTGGAGAGGACCCTGGCGCCCCGCGTCACCGAGCTGAGGGAGCTCGGCCTCTCGCGCTCCGATATCGCGCGCCTCGTCCCGCTCGCCCTGTGCTCCTTCCGCAGCAGCTCCCTCAGGGGCAACCTCGACTTCTGGCTCTCGGTCTTCGGCTCCTACGAGAAGCTCCTCAAGGCCCTCAAGATGAACTCCGGTCTCCTCGCCGCCGACCTCGAGAAGGTGGCCAAGCCCAATCTGGCCCTCCTCCGGCAATGCGGGCTAAGTCCCTCTCTTTTCTCGGAGCCCTTCATTTCCCGGGTGCTCATCAGGACCCCTAAGCAAGTCCAGGACGCTTTGGTGCACATTGACAAGTTTGGGGTGTCCCAGAACTCGCGGATGTTCCTCTATGCGCTTGTGGCCTTCACTGTCCAGAGTCCGGAGAAGCTCACCGACAAAATCGGAGTCCTCGAGGCGCTTGGTTGGTCGCAGGGCGATGTGCTGTTAGCCGTGAAGAGGATGCCGGGCATCCTGACCGTATCAGAGGAGAGGCTGCAGAAAAATGTGCATTTCCTCACAAAGGTTGCCGGACTGGAGATATCTTACATTGCTCAAAGGCCGGTGCTCCTCAAGTACAGCCTTGAGCGCCGTTTGTTTCCTAGGTACTGCTTGCTTAAGCTACTCAACGCGAAGGGGTTGCTGGATCTCCGATTTGATTACTATGCTGCCTCGCTGTCCGAGAAGAAGTTTCTTGGCAGGTTTGTGCATCCTTACAAGGAGAGTCTTACAGGCCTTGCTGATGTTTATGCTTCTAGCTGTGCTGGGAAACTGCAGATGGAGTTGCTATCAGAGAACACAAAACAAAACTAG